Proteins encoded within one genomic window of Pectobacterium araliae:
- a CDS encoding FecR domain-containing protein, whose amino-acid sequence MISSIPKDVLYAAAEWYATLYDENCSEHDRHTWQHWLHQDESHRLAWQQVEQIHARFHTVDSQLASSVLSKRGEERRRMLKLLVITSITGGIGFSLPWESYAADYRTGTGETRELSIEKGMTLWLNTDSALNQQGNPALSQPLTFQLIKGELMLDNQTPHAVRLTTPHGDLAAAAHSCQLALRYTSAHCVLSVFRGEVLLQTSVPAAPRVTAGQQVIFTRDKCSEPAPVENFRQSWRKGQLVADSMPLGQFINEISRYHSGYFHVDSAVVNLRISGVFPLQETDRLLDAVTRTLPVKVTRRFSWWIDIRPS is encoded by the coding sequence CATGGCAGCATTGGTTACATCAAGATGAATCCCATCGTCTTGCCTGGCAGCAGGTTGAACAGATTCATGCCCGCTTCCATACGGTAGATAGCCAACTAGCCTCCTCGGTGCTGAGTAAGCGCGGCGAAGAACGTCGGCGTATGCTCAAATTATTGGTGATTACCAGTATCACTGGTGGCATTGGCTTTAGTCTGCCGTGGGAAAGCTATGCGGCGGATTACCGAACTGGGACGGGAGAAACTCGTGAACTTAGCATCGAAAAGGGGATGACCCTCTGGCTCAATACAGACTCGGCATTGAATCAACAGGGCAATCCTGCGTTGTCTCAGCCGCTGACGTTTCAATTGATCAAAGGTGAGTTGATGTTGGATAACCAAACGCCCCATGCTGTCAGGTTGACCACGCCGCATGGCGATCTCGCTGCTGCGGCGCACTCCTGCCAATTGGCACTACGCTATACGTCCGCCCACTGCGTTCTTTCCGTTTTTCGCGGTGAGGTTTTGCTACAAACATCAGTACCCGCCGCGCCGCGCGTGACGGCAGGGCAGCAGGTTATCTTTACCCGTGACAAGTGCAGTGAGCCTGCGCCCGTTGAGAATTTCCGCCAGAGCTGGCGCAAAGGACAACTGGTGGCGGACAGTATGCCGCTAGGGCAATTCATCAATGAAATTTCCCGTTATCACAGTGGGTATTTTCATGTTGATTCTGCTGTGGTGAATCTACGGATTTCGGGTGTTTTTCCGCTACAAGAAACCGATCGCTTGCTTGATGCAGTGACACGGACGCTACCCGTGAAGGTGACAAGGCGTTTTTCCTGGTGGATTGATATCCGTCCGAGCTAA